In Vigna angularis cultivar LongXiaoDou No.4 chromosome 8, ASM1680809v1, whole genome shotgun sequence, one DNA window encodes the following:
- the LOC108344486 gene encoding uncharacterized protein LOC108344486: MDKSEFVAEYFDKVQELVNAMWACKDGIIDQYVVDKILRSLTPRFDHVVVDIEETRDLETLEIEELQHSLEEHEQPINERRHCQEQELQSEDSSDPVKGQKKKSDEDKEWKFDKKKVRCYNCKNFGHFPKECWKGDGAKNKPKERVHLAQDDTSDSEVVMLMANTNEDQSNDVVWYLDSGCSTHMTRKKEWFVKMKETVQGRIKFAYDKSLTTDGSGRVGLRVSDGREVVIDEVLEEEQNHFKYGQMYVEKQGSPKFEVVLTTTYNLNRSPTKRQKGITPEEAWFEVKPCVTHLKIFDSLSYKYVPDQLRKKLDDKGVPLILVIYHSTRA, from the exons ATGGATAAAAGTGAATTTGTGGCAGAATATTTTGACAAGGTGCAGGAGCTGGTTAATGCTATGTGGGCATGTAAAGATGGAATTATAGATCAATATGTGGTGGATAAAATTTTGAGATCCCTAACCCCAAGATTTGATCATGTTGTTGTGGATATTGAAGAAACACGTGACTTGGAGACCTTGGAGATTGAAGAACTCCAGCATTCATTAGAGGAACATGAACAACCTATTAATGAGAGAAGACACTGCCAAGAACAA GAACTGCAGAGTGAAGATTCTAGTGATCCTGTAAAAGGCCAAAAGAAGAAATCTGATGAAGATAAGGAGTGGAAGTTTGATAAAAAGAAGGTAAGGTgctataattgtaaaaattttgGCCATTTTCCCAAAGAATGTTGGAAAGGGGATGGAGCAAAGAACAAACCGAAAGAAAGAGTGCATCTTGCACAAGACGACACTTCAGATTCAGAGGTTGTAATGTTAATGGCCAACACAAATGAAGACCAGTCAAATGATGTAGTTTGGTACTTGGATTCTGGATGCTCAACACATATGACTAGGAAGAAGGAGTGGTTTGTCAAAATGAAGGAAACCGTGCAAGGGAGGATTAAGTTTGCTTATGATAAGAGTCTCACAACAGATGGATCTGGTAGAGTTGGTTTGAGAGTTAGTGATGGAAGAGAAGTTGTGATTGATGAAGTGTT AGAGGAAGAACAAAACCATTTTAAATATGGTCAGATGTATGTTGAAAAGCAAGGGTCTCCCAAATTTGAGGTTGTGTTGACAACCACTTATAACCTGAACAGATCTCCAACTAAAAGGCAGAAAGGTATTACACCAGAGGAAGCATGGTTTGAGGTAAAACCATGTGTTAcccatttgaaaatttttgatTCTCTGAGTTATAAGTATGTTCCAGATCAGTTAAGAAAAAAGTTAGATGATAAAGGGGTGCCTCTAATTTTGGTTATATATCATTCTACTAGGGCATAA